A DNA window from Zingiber officinale cultivar Zhangliang chromosome 3A, Zo_v1.1, whole genome shotgun sequence contains the following coding sequences:
- the LOC122051645 gene encoding protein REVEILLE 2-like, which produces MNDIHLPNKQFFVNASPSLDGIQSKELALSAKDPPIRVRKPYTISKQREKWTEEEHEKFLEAIKFHGRAWRQIQEHIGTKTVIQIRSHAQKFFSKVYCESDTRKYIEIPPPRPKRKPMQPYPHKLVHACTAAIPNVKLQEKFSPTISFSDQESGSPVSVLSLVNSRALKPQNICALPLSSMVGSDSMETSPSDSENGCYSPSSSTVHHHQILPLDLETNSSTNLDKTSLGVDVHRKNYISPEKVLSEQSQATSLKLFGRTLSITNYKNAAERFEVVPNVDVSTEEKTDTDMEVQTKSFVQFFPCKSSSGVVSITAGDSVAPSVCSQIIKSNVAATHIQPKGKVQMNSKAEVIDPLPIWSSFEGSLSLTFTKQQNMMFKLDMPLRRTEIPTILKGCPKIVMDDDKQSVEGQEGSGLEEVPRCTSYSLERSKNSAFSRVKAR; this is translated from the exons ATGAAcgacatccatctgccaaataAGCAATTTTTTGTTAATGCAAGTCCATCTCTTGATGGCATTCAGTCTAAGGAACTGGCATTATCAGCAAAGGATCCACCGATTCGG GTGAGGAAACCTTACACGATTTCAAAACAGCGAGAGAAGTGGACAGAAGAAGAGCATGAAAAGTTTTTAGAAGCCATTAAGTTCCATGGTCGTGCCTGGCGTCAAATACAAG AACATATTGGCACAAAAACTGTCATTCAAATCCGGAGCCATGCACAGAAGTTTTTCTCAAAG GTTTACTGTGAATCAGACACCAGAAAGTATATTGAGATACCTCCTCCTCGGCCAAAGCGAAAGCCAATGCAGCCTTACCCCCATAAGCTGGTTCATGCATGCACTGCCGCGATTCCAAATGTGAAGCTACAGGAAAAATTCTCTCCTACAATTTCATTTTCTGACCAAGAGAGTGGGTCGCCTGTGTCAGTCTTATCTTTGGTTAATTCCAGAGCCTTGAAACCTCAAAATATATGTGCATTACCATTATCATCTATGGTCGGATCAGACTCAATGGAAACATCACCCAGTGATTCAGAGAATGGATGTTACTCCCCATCCTCATCAACTGTTCACCACCATCAAATATTACCATTGGATCTGGAAACTAATTCTTCAACTAATCTAGACAAAACTTCACTG GGTGTTGATGTGCATAGAAAGAACTACATATCTCCCGAAAAGGTTTTGTCAGAGCAATCACAGGCAACTAGTTTGAAACTCTTTGGAAGAACACTTTCCATCACCAACTACAAAAATGCAGCTGAACGTTTTGAGGTTGTGCCAAATGTTGATGTCTCTACTGAAGAGAAAACTGACACCGACATGGAGGTGCAAACTAAATCATTTGTACAATTCTTTCCCTGCAAAAGTTCGAGCGGTGTTGTGAGCATAACTGCAGGTGATAGTGTGGCACCTTCTGTGTGTTCTCAAATTATTAAATCCAATGTTGCAGCGACACATATTCAACCTAAAGGTAAAGTTCAAATGAATTCTAAAGCTGAAGTAATTGATCCACTGCCTATCTGGAGTTCTTTTGAAGGAAGCCTATCCCTCACATTCACCAAGCAACAGAACATGATGTTCAAACTAGATATGCCTCTGAGAAGGACAGAAATTCCAACTATCCTAAAAGGATGTCCTAAGATCGTCATGGATGATGACAAGCAATCTGTGGAAGGACAAGAAGGTTCAGGATTGGAGGAGGTGCCTAGATGCACCAGTTACAGTCTAGAGAGAAGCAAAAACTCAGCTTTCTCGCGTGTCAAAGCAAGATAG
- the LOC122051647 gene encoding autophagy protein 5-like — protein sequence MELCSEEAMKYVWEGAIPLQIHLHESDVTTLPPPPPALVLGPRIGYLPLLVPIIKPYFSGALPPGEDTVWFDYKGLPLKWYVPLGVLFDLLCAEPERPWNLTVHFRGYPGEVLTPCEGEETVKWSYINSLKEAAYVINGNSKSIMNMPQADQFDLWQSLIKGDMDGYHRISSRLKLGPVGEDCILNRASSMQSRQATDEPEIVGSNRPSRLPVRLYVRNVDQDLEYLEDVQTLDNWDSVSYINRAIEFHKEGGNYMTLKHAMRNILREIFSEEASTNANELDGTEEADSAYRDLETTSMKNDLVEESTFGRQGPNKGTLVRIQGIEPDLDIPFAWVVNNLKNPDYFLHVCVYVGTSSKAKAK from the exons ATGGAGCTGTGCTCGGAGGAGGCGATGAAGTATGTGTGGGAAGGAGCCATTCCTCTCCAAATCCATCTCCACGAATCTGACGTCACCAcactgccgccgccgccgcccgcGCTG GTGTTGGGACCCCGTATTGGGTATCTGCCTCTGCTGGTGCCGATCATAAAGCCTTATTTTAGTGGTGCACTTCCTCCAGGCGAAGATACTGTTTGGTTTGACTACAAAGGGTTGCCTCTCAAGTG GTATGTACCATTAGGAGTTCTGTTTGATCTTTTATGCGCGGAACCAGAAAGACCATGGAATCTAACG GTTCATTTTAGAGGATATCCAGGAGAAGTTTTGACACCTTGTGAAGGTGAAGAAACTGTGAAATGGAGTTACATTAATTCACTAAAAGAG GCTGCCTATGTCATCAATGGAAACAGTAAAAGTATCATGAATATGCCACAAGCAGATCAGTTTGACCTTTGGCAGTCGTTGATAAAAG GTGACATGGATGGTTATCATCGAATCTCATCCAGACTTAAGCTTGGACCTGTTGGTGAAGATTGCATTCTTAATAGGGCATCATCTATGCAATCACGGCAAGCTACTGATGAACCAGAAATTGTTGGATCTAATAGACCAA GCAGACTTCCTGTAAGATTATATGTTCGGAATGTTGATCAAGATCTTGAATATTTAGAAGATGTGCAGACCCTTGATAATTGGGACAGTGTTTCCTATATAAACAGAGCAATTGAGTTCCACAAGGAAGGAG GCAATTACATGACACTGAAGCATGCGATGAGAAATATACTTCGAGAAATCTTTAGTGAAGAAGCATCTACTAATGCTAATGAACTTGATGGAACCGAGGAAGCTGATTCTGCATACAGAGATTTAGAAACCACTAGTATGAAAAATGATTTAGTAGAAGAATCAACCTTTGGAAGACAAGGACCAAATAAAGGTACCCTAGTACGCATTCAAGGGATTGAACCAGATCTGGATATACCGTTCGCTTGGGTGGTTAATAACCTGAAGAATCCTGACTATTTTCTTCATGTATGTGTTTATGTCGGTACATCTTCTAAAGCCAAAGCAAAATGA
- the LOC122051648 gene encoding histone H4 — MSGRGKGGKGLGKGGAKRHRKVLRDNIQGITKPAIRRLARRGGVKRISGLIYEETRGVLKIFLENVIRDAVTYTEHARRKTVTAMDVVYALKRQGRTLYGFGG, encoded by the coding sequence ATGTCCGGACGCGGAAAGGGAGGCAAGGGGCTCGGCAAGGGCGGCGCGAAGCGCCACCGTAAGGTTCTCCGCGACAACATCCAGGGCATCACGAAACCTGCAATACGCCGCCTCGCCCGCCGCGGCGGCGTTAAGCGCATCAGCGGCCTCATCTACGAAGAGACTCGAGGCGTGCTCAAGATCTTCCTTGAAAACGTTATCCGCGACGCCGTCACGTATACGGAGCACGCCCGCAGGAAGACAGTCACTGCCATGGATGTCGTCTACGCCCTGAAGCGCCAGGGCCGCACGCTATACGGCTTTGGTGGCTGA
- the LOC122053646 gene encoding HMG1/2-like protein produces MKRGKSKADAPKKADSKLAVKKGSERASKKPRNTKAEKDPNKPKRPPSAFFVFMEEFRKTFKEKHPNNKSVAVVGKAGGDKWKSLSEEDKAPYVTKAAKLKTEYTKKIATYNNNQAQGGSRPAAIAEEDESDKSKSEVHDDDEDAEGSEEEEDDE; encoded by the exons ATGAAACGGGGGAAATCGAAGGCGGATGCACCGAAGAAGGCGGACAGCAA gcTTGCTGTCAAGAAGGGATCGGAGCGAGCGAGTAAGAAGCCGAGGAACACAAAGGCTGAGAAGGATCCCAACAAGCCTAAGCGGCCCCCTAGCGCCTTCTTCGTCTTTAT GGAAGAGTTcagaaaaacttttaaagaaaagCATCCTAACAATAAATCCGTGGCCGTG GTCGGTAAAGCTGGTGGCGATAAATGGAAGTCTCTGTCTGAGGAA GATAAGGCTCCTTACGTTACCAAGGCAGCCAAATTGAAGACGGAGTACACTAAGAAAATAGCAACATACAACAACAATCAG GCCCAGGGAGGAAGTCGCCCTGCTGCTATTGCTGAAGAAGACGAGTCCGACAAATCCAAGTCTGAGGTGCATGACGACGACGAGGATGCCGAAGGAAGCGAAGAG GAAGAGGATGATGAGTAG